One Cucumis sativus cultivar 9930 chromosome 1, Cucumber_9930_V3, whole genome shotgun sequence DNA segment encodes these proteins:
- the LOC101207266 gene encoding uncharacterized protein LOC101207266: MGMLVLIVVFVFDLVAFALAVAAEQRRTTASVVQTGNSRFCAYDSDIATGLGVGSLLILFASQVILMVASRCLCCGRGLRPGGSRAWAITLFITSWICFAIAEICLLAASVRNAYHTKYVSSIIDEQISCKMLRRGVFGAGAAFIVFTCVASELFYVSFSKAHVETSSFAKDSGIRMANL; the protein is encoded by the exons ATGGGTATGCTGGTTTTGATTGTGGTGTTTGTCTTTGATCTCGTTGCTTTTGCACTTGCTGTTGCTGCAGAGCAGAGAAGAACTACT GCCTCAGTCGTTCAAACAGGCAATTCTAGATTCTGTGCCTATGATTCTGATATTGCAACTGGATTAGGTGTGGGTTCACTTTTGATCCTATTTGCTAGCCAAGTGATTTTAATGGTGGCAAGTCGATGTTTATGCTGTGGGAGAGGGTTGCGACCCGGCGGTTCAAGGGCTTGGGCAATTACTCTTTTCATCACTTCCTG GATATGTTTTGCCATTGCTGAGATCTGTCTCCTGGCTGCATCGGTGCGAAATGCCTATCATACCAAATATGTTAGTTCTATTATTGACGAGCAAATTTCATGCAAGATGTTGAGGAGGGGAGTCTTTGGGGCCGGGGCTGCTTTTATCGTCTTCACATGTGTAGCATCAGAGCTGTTCTATGTTAGCTTTTCCAAGGCTCATGTCGAGACTTCCTCCTTTGCCAAAGACAGTGGCATTAGAATGGCAAACCTATAG
- the LOC101220697 gene encoding lactosylceramide 4-alpha-galactosyltransferase, translating to MIGNFNPLKEFTFHFLSSLPTSFLSLLLLFLLAYNGLHVFSISPPSPEKTIPHPAPFSPQKRPTADSTSTHLLFSIHENHPPPVLKSNTSVFHHPHLKSRPAKRVGKHKRRLRSLRSELKESDFSARIEEFFAANSSKGKQILSPFSEMGFSLLAISPDFDVIFKNTEAELWFNQLQQGIVKAGEISLGQNLSNLLRLTLLYKFGGIYIDTDVIILQNFTNLRNAIGAQTMDLKTGNWSRLNNAVMIFDKNHPLLLQFIKEFATTFDGNKWGHNGPYLVSRVISRLNQNSEFNLTILPPSAFYPVVWNRIKTFFQGPKDGVHLKWIIAKLRHIQTKSLALHLWNNHSRKLQVEKGSIVDIIVNMKL from the exons ATGATTGGTAATTTCAACCCTCTCAAGGAAtttactttccattttctctCATCCCTTCccacttcttttctttctcttctccttctcttcctCTTGGCTTACAACGGCCTTCATGTTTTCTCTATTTCCCCACCCTCACCGGAGAAGACAATTCCTCATCCCGCTCCTTTCTCGCCCCAAAAACGACCCACTGCCGATTCCACTTCAACCCATCTTCTGTTTTCCATTCATGAAAACCATCCACCACCGGTCTTAAAATCAAATACCTCTGTTTTTCATCATCCCCACCTCAAATCCCGGCCCGCAAAGAGAGTCGGGAAGCATAAGCGCCGCCTGCGAAGTCTCCGGTCGGAATTGAAAGAAAGCGACTTTTCAGCGAGGATTGAAGAGTTTTTCGCAGCGAATTCCT CAAAAGGAAAGCAAATTCTTAGCCCATTTTCGGAAATGGGATTCTCCTTGCTGGCAATATCGCCGGATTTCGatgtcattttcaaaaacacgGAAGCAGAGCTATGGTTCAATCAACTCCAACAAGGAATTGTAAAAGCTGGTGAAATTTCTTTGGGTCAAAATCTCTCAAATTTACTCCGATTAACTCTGTTATATAAATTCGGAGGCATTTACATCGACACCGACGTGATAATCCTACAGAACTTCACAAATCTTCGAAACGCAATTGGGGCTCAAACCATGGATTTGAAAACAGGAAATTGGAGCAGATTGAACAACGCAGTGATGATATTCGACAAGAATCATCCACTTCTACTTCAATTTATCAAAGAATTTGCCACAACATTCGACGGAAATAAATGGGGACACAACGGACCTTATTTAGTATCGAGAGTAATATCAAGATTGAATCAAAATAGTGAGTTTAACTTGACTATTCTTCCTCCATCGGCGTTTTACCCGGTTGTTTGGAACAgaatcaaaactttttttcaagGTCCAAAAGATGGAGTTCACCTGAAATGGATAATTGCAAAATTGAGAcacattcaaacaaaaagtttGGCTCTACATTTGTGGAACAACCATAGTCGAAAGCTTCAAGTTGAGAAGGGAAGCATCGTTGATATTATagtaaatatgaaattatga